Proteins co-encoded in one Kribbella qitaiheensis genomic window:
- the sbnB gene encoding 2,3-diaminopropionate biosynthesis protein SbnB, whose product MIILGHSDVREILSGSEQQTLEVVRSAYRRHDEGRSAVPHSVFLRFPGDNRNRIIGLPAFAGGDKPVAGMKWIASFPGNVERGLQRASAAILLNSLENGHPEALIEGSQISARRTAASAAVAAQELTAGDPPTGVTLIGTGVINLEVFRFLTEALPSIEELTVFDTDAERAASFAEKCQEIKPVKANQAATIDEAMAAQKLISFATTAIEPHTGLDACQPGTVVLHLSLRDLYADAIVAARNVVDDADHVCREGTSLYLAQQQTGGRAFIDAPIGALLRGTANVDRGPDEIVVYSPFGLGVLDMALADFVRTEAEQRGLGATFNDFIPA is encoded by the coding sequence ATGATCATCCTCGGTCATTCGGACGTGCGGGAGATCCTGTCCGGCAGCGAGCAGCAGACCCTCGAGGTGGTCCGGTCGGCGTACCGGCGGCACGACGAGGGCCGCTCCGCGGTACCGCACTCGGTCTTCCTGCGATTCCCCGGCGACAACCGCAACCGGATCATCGGGCTGCCTGCCTTCGCGGGTGGCGACAAGCCGGTCGCGGGCATGAAGTGGATCGCCTCCTTCCCTGGCAACGTGGAGCGGGGGCTGCAGCGCGCCAGCGCCGCGATCTTGCTCAACTCGCTGGAGAACGGTCACCCGGAAGCCCTGATCGAGGGCTCCCAGATCTCTGCCCGCCGTACGGCGGCGAGCGCGGCCGTCGCGGCCCAGGAGCTGACCGCGGGCGACCCGCCGACCGGCGTCACGCTGATCGGCACCGGCGTCATCAACCTGGAGGTGTTCCGGTTCCTCACCGAGGCGTTGCCCTCGATCGAGGAGCTCACCGTCTTCGACACCGACGCCGAGCGGGCCGCGTCGTTCGCCGAGAAGTGCCAGGAGATCAAGCCGGTCAAGGCCAACCAGGCCGCCACCATCGACGAGGCCATGGCCGCGCAGAAGCTGATCTCCTTCGCCACCACGGCGATCGAGCCGCACACAGGTCTTGACGCCTGCCAGCCGGGCACCGTCGTACTGCACCTGTCGCTGCGTGACCTGTACGCCGACGCGATCGTTGCCGCGCGCAATGTTGTCGACGACGCGGACCACGTCTGCCGGGAGGGCACCTCGCTCTACCTGGCCCAGCAGCAGACCGGCGGCCGCGCCTTCATCGACGCGCCGATCGGCGCCCTGCTCCGCGGTACGGCGAACGTCGACCGTGGCCCGGACGAGATCGTCGTCTACTCGCCATTCGGCCTCGGCGTACTGGACATGGCGCTGGCCGACTTCGTCCGGACAGAGGCGGAGCAGCGCGGTCTGGGCGCGACCTTCAACGACTTCATTCCTGCCTGA
- a CDS encoding acyl carrier protein, which yields MSQIDWKGSTPGETETPVVNRVVTAAELSEFLRGRVARMIGVTPDEVDPTAPLASIGVDSVHAMELVAELEEWLGTHVPDHLAWSYPTIALISEQLASAESLA from the coding sequence ATGTCGCAGATAGACTGGAAAGGTTCTACGCCGGGGGAAACCGAGACCCCGGTCGTGAACCGGGTGGTCACCGCCGCCGAACTCAGCGAGTTCCTGCGCGGCCGGGTGGCGCGGATGATCGGGGTGACGCCGGACGAGGTGGACCCGACGGCACCGCTGGCGTCGATCGGCGTCGACTCGGTGCACGCGATGGAGCTGGTGGCCGAGCTGGAGGAGTGGCTGGGCACGCACGTGCCGGACCACCTGGCCTGGTCCTACCCGACCATCGCGCTGATCTCCGAGCAGCTGGCGAGCGCCGAGAGCCTCGCCTGA
- a CDS encoding AMP-binding protein: MSVQTTDNSLIPALVAQQAASSPNATAVVDGDRELSYAELDQRAGRLAHLLLEEGAGPETVVGVALERGIDLVVALLAVWRTGAGFVTIDPSYPAARLQWLLSDTGAELVLAEHQLTEAIESTGARVIVPSRLVTAIAVRPIEPARTPDPDGLAYVMYTSGSTGQPKGVAVTHAGIANRVRWAVDAQALTENDRILQKTRITFDAMVWEFFGPLVSGGTVVLAPAGSESDPKALLEAVTRQRITVLQVVPSVLRLLVDESGWDATGSLRLVSCAGEPLHAELAQRLLKCTDVELWNTYGPTECSIDVTAFRFDAEQKTGAGADRPADQGHARAGPRPGHRFAGSGRCRR; this comes from the coding sequence ATGAGTGTGCAGACCACCGACAACTCTTTGATCCCTGCCCTCGTGGCCCAGCAGGCGGCGAGCTCGCCGAACGCGACGGCTGTCGTCGACGGTGATCGTGAGCTCAGCTATGCCGAGCTGGACCAGCGGGCCGGCCGGCTCGCCCACCTCCTGCTGGAGGAAGGCGCCGGGCCGGAGACCGTGGTCGGTGTCGCGCTGGAGCGCGGCATCGACCTGGTGGTCGCACTGCTCGCGGTGTGGCGGACCGGGGCCGGCTTCGTGACCATCGACCCGTCGTATCCGGCCGCGAGGTTGCAGTGGCTGCTGAGCGACACCGGCGCCGAGCTGGTGCTCGCCGAGCACCAGCTCACCGAGGCGATCGAGAGCACCGGCGCACGAGTGATCGTGCCGTCCCGGCTGGTGACCGCGATCGCCGTCCGGCCGATCGAGCCGGCCCGGACGCCGGACCCGGACGGGCTCGCCTACGTGATGTACACGTCCGGTTCGACCGGTCAGCCCAAGGGCGTCGCGGTCACCCATGCCGGGATCGCGAACCGGGTCCGCTGGGCCGTCGACGCGCAGGCGCTGACCGAGAACGACCGGATCCTGCAGAAGACCCGGATCACCTTCGACGCCATGGTGTGGGAGTTCTTCGGACCTCTCGTCAGTGGCGGCACCGTCGTACTGGCGCCCGCGGGCTCCGAGAGCGACCCCAAGGCCTTGCTGGAGGCGGTAACCCGGCAGCGCATCACCGTGCTCCAGGTCGTCCCGTCCGTACTGCGGTTGCTGGTGGACGAGTCCGGCTGGGATGCGACCGGTTCGCTGCGACTCGTGTCCTGCGCGGGCGAACCGCTGCACGCCGAGCTGGCTCAGCGGTTGCTGAAGTGCACCGATGTCGAGCTGTGGAACACCTACGGACCGACCGAGTGCTCGATCGACGTGACGGCGTTCCGTTTCGACGCGGAGCAGAAGACGGGGGCCGGTGCCGATCGGCCGGCCGATCAAGGGCATGCGCGTGCTGGTCCTCGACCCGGTCACCGGTTCGCCGGCAGCGGTCGGTGCCGTCGGTGA
- a CDS encoding MbtH family protein, producing the protein MPEATDDRSYLVVRNDEEQYSLLLADRPLPKGWRPAGFEGDREACLAHIGATWTDLRPLSLRRRLASASTTA; encoded by the coding sequence ATGCCTGAAGCAACTGACGACCGCTCCTATCTGGTGGTCCGCAACGACGAGGAGCAGTACTCGCTACTGCTCGCTGACCGGCCGCTTCCGAAGGGCTGGCGGCCGGCTGGGTTCGAAGGCGACCGTGAGGCCTGCCTGGCGCACATCGGTGCGACCTGGACCGACCTGCGCCCGCTGAGCCTGCGCCGCCGCCTGGCGAGCGCGTCCACCACTGCCTGA
- a CDS encoding non-ribosomal peptide synthetase yields the protein MPIGRPIKGMRVLVLDPVTGSPAAVGAVGELFAGGVGVARGYLNRPDLTAERFVPDPYGKDGWRLYRTGDLVRWREDGNLEYVGRTDDQVKINGVRLEPGEIEAALTAHSNVAGAVVTAKAKADGSTQLIAYVTAVSTDGLRNHLLDRLPETHVPSVFVAVDEFPLTPNGKVDKQALPDPFSRDDREYIAPRTTAEQLVADVWRQLLGVEQISVHDSFFELGGTSLTLTRLANQLRATAGGEIQLRGLLRATTVEAQAKLISVVMDDGTQLTAVPRTGALPLSASQRRLWFMEQLETGSSEWVAPTFLRVPSDTPFAAVQKAVDALVARHEPLRTRYHVVDGEPTQVIDAPVPVELRVLDIEVDELAAILTEEFSTGFDLVNGPVLRVLLTRSSREHLLTLAIHHIATDGWSASVLARDFAALLEGKTLEPLEFQYADYAAWQQRTLTEEVVAQELDHWRTALDGVVPLDLPTDHTRPLTRDPHGAMVTFTIPAELATALDALGRKHGCTPFSTLLTAYAGVLARFSGTWDVTVGAPVAGRDLGQLEDLVGFFLNTVVLRCKLTADVSFDEALDLVRASCEDAFAHSGLPFDRLVDELAPDRDLSRTPLYQAAFDFHGEGFSGAEGDEADLATIEAALQVAKTDLTLNMRKLADGSLLGAMEYATALFDRGTIERITAAFLQLLESFAAAPATALGAVDLLSAADRHQLIVGWNETTIEVPALTAAERFEAQAAETPDAIAVSSETGEKSYKCLDRNANRVAHHLAARGVKPGDVVAVLLDRGPLLLASMLGAWKAGAAYLPIDPSTPDDRIAYLQEDAAVHTTISQSRYAEVAGSNVLLVDQDADLIAARSSEPLEVEADLDAAAYVIYTSGSTGKPKGVEVPHRGLVNHLDWAARELAGAGTGGAPVFSSVAFDLGVPNLWAPLLAGQTVHMMPADLDLGDLGKAMADHAPYSFVKLTPSHLEILSAQLTAEQAQGLAEVLVVAGEPFTRRALEAWRALAPDVRVINEYGPTEASVGTSIYPVPADDKSDVLPIGLPLPNMAMYVLDANQHLVPVGVVGELYVGGTGVANGYINRPELTAERFVKSPYGRLYRTGDVVRRRPDGNVEFLGRTDHQVKIRGYRIEPEEIQIVLAGHAGVTDALVIAREDKPGDLRLVAYYVGTAGEEDLAAHATKSLPDYLVPAAFVVLDKLPLNANGKVDRAALPVPENTAAGELELPGTVVEERIAEIWAELLDREVGIRENFFRSGGNSILAIRLIAKLQNAFEIDLPVRAVFEGPTVAELAAAVEDRIRAEIEALTDTEVALASTVEEN from the coding sequence GTGCCGATCGGCCGGCCGATCAAGGGCATGCGCGTGCTGGTCCTCGACCCGGTCACCGGTTCGCCGGCAGCGGTCGGTGCCGTCGGTGAGCTGTTCGCCGGTGGTGTGGGCGTGGCCCGTGGCTACCTGAACCGGCCCGACCTGACTGCCGAGCGGTTCGTGCCGGACCCGTACGGCAAGGACGGCTGGCGGCTGTACCGGACCGGCGACCTGGTCCGCTGGCGCGAGGACGGCAACCTCGAGTACGTCGGCCGCACCGACGACCAGGTCAAGATCAACGGAGTCAGGTTGGAGCCGGGCGAGATCGAGGCCGCGCTGACGGCTCACTCGAATGTCGCGGGAGCAGTAGTCACCGCGAAGGCCAAGGCGGACGGCAGCACTCAGCTGATCGCCTATGTGACGGCAGTCAGCACCGACGGGCTACGCAACCACCTGCTGGACCGCCTTCCCGAGACCCACGTACCGAGCGTGTTCGTTGCCGTCGACGAGTTCCCCCTGACGCCCAACGGCAAGGTGGACAAGCAGGCCCTGCCTGACCCGTTCAGCCGCGACGACCGCGAGTACATCGCGCCGCGGACGACCGCGGAACAGTTGGTCGCCGACGTCTGGCGGCAGTTGCTCGGCGTCGAGCAGATCAGCGTCCACGACAGCTTCTTCGAATTGGGCGGCACCTCGCTGACCCTGACCCGGTTGGCCAACCAGCTGCGCGCGACCGCGGGTGGCGAGATCCAGCTCCGCGGGTTGCTTCGGGCAACGACCGTCGAGGCCCAGGCGAAGCTCATCTCCGTCGTGATGGACGACGGCACCCAGCTCACCGCCGTACCGCGGACCGGCGCCCTGCCGCTGTCCGCGAGCCAGCGACGCCTGTGGTTCATGGAGCAGCTGGAGACGGGTAGCAGCGAGTGGGTCGCCCCGACCTTCCTCCGGGTCCCCTCGGACACTCCCTTCGCCGCCGTTCAGAAGGCCGTCGACGCATTGGTCGCCCGGCACGAGCCGCTGCGTACCCGCTATCACGTGGTCGATGGTGAACCCACGCAGGTGATCGACGCGCCGGTGCCAGTCGAGCTTCGCGTGCTGGACATCGAGGTCGACGAGTTGGCCGCCATCCTGACCGAGGAGTTCAGCACCGGCTTCGACCTGGTCAACGGCCCTGTACTGCGGGTGCTGCTGACCCGTTCGAGCCGCGAACACCTGCTCACGCTCGCGATTCACCACATCGCCACGGACGGCTGGTCAGCTTCTGTCCTTGCTCGCGACTTCGCTGCCCTGCTGGAAGGCAAGACGCTCGAGCCGCTGGAGTTCCAGTACGCCGACTACGCGGCCTGGCAGCAGCGGACCCTGACCGAAGAGGTCGTCGCCCAGGAGCTCGACCACTGGCGCACCGCGCTCGACGGGGTCGTCCCGCTCGACCTGCCGACCGACCACACCCGGCCGCTGACTCGCGACCCGCACGGCGCGATGGTGACCTTCACGATCCCCGCCGAACTGGCCACCGCGCTCGACGCGCTTGGCCGCAAGCACGGCTGTACTCCGTTCAGCACCCTGCTGACCGCGTACGCAGGAGTGCTCGCCCGGTTCAGCGGGACCTGGGACGTGACCGTCGGCGCACCGGTCGCCGGTCGTGACCTCGGTCAGCTGGAGGACCTGGTCGGCTTCTTCCTGAACACCGTCGTACTGCGCTGCAAGCTGACCGCCGACGTGTCGTTCGACGAGGCGCTCGACCTGGTCCGGGCCTCCTGCGAGGACGCATTCGCCCACTCGGGTCTGCCCTTCGACCGGCTGGTCGACGAGCTGGCCCCGGACCGCGACCTGTCCCGTACGCCGCTCTACCAGGCCGCCTTCGACTTCCACGGTGAAGGCTTCTCCGGTGCCGAGGGCGACGAGGCGGACCTGGCCACGATCGAGGCGGCCCTGCAGGTGGCCAAGACCGACCTGACGCTGAACATGCGCAAGCTCGCCGACGGTTCATTGCTAGGAGCAATGGAATACGCGACGGCCCTGTTCGACCGCGGCACCATCGAGCGGATCACCGCGGCCTTCCTGCAGTTGCTGGAAAGCTTCGCCGCGGCGCCGGCAACGGCACTCGGAGCGGTGGATCTCCTCTCGGCGGCCGACCGGCACCAGCTGATCGTCGGTTGGAACGAGACGACCATCGAGGTACCGGCTCTGACCGCCGCAGAGCGGTTCGAGGCACAGGCTGCCGAAACGCCGGACGCGATCGCGGTCTCGAGTGAGACCGGCGAAAAGTCGTACAAGTGTCTGGACAGGAACGCCAACCGGGTAGCGCATCACCTGGCAGCTCGTGGAGTCAAGCCGGGCGATGTCGTAGCCGTCCTGCTCGATCGTGGTCCGCTGTTGCTTGCCTCGATGCTGGGCGCATGGAAGGCGGGTGCGGCGTACCTGCCGATCGACCCGTCGACTCCGGACGACCGGATCGCTTACCTGCAAGAGGATGCGGCCGTCCACACCACCATCAGCCAGAGCCGGTACGCCGAGGTTGCCGGGAGCAACGTATTACTGGTCGACCAGGATGCCGACCTGATCGCCGCACGATCGAGCGAGCCGCTTGAGGTCGAGGCCGACCTGGATGCGGCGGCATACGTGATCTACACGTCCGGCTCGACCGGCAAGCCGAAGGGCGTCGAGGTTCCGCATCGCGGCCTGGTGAACCACCTGGACTGGGCGGCGCGGGAGCTGGCCGGTGCGGGCACGGGCGGAGCGCCGGTGTTCTCGTCGGTCGCCTTCGACCTGGGCGTGCCGAACCTCTGGGCACCGCTGCTGGCGGGACAGACCGTGCACATGATGCCGGCGGACCTCGACCTCGGCGACCTTGGCAAGGCGATGGCCGACCACGCGCCGTACAGCTTCGTGAAGCTGACCCCGTCGCACCTGGAGATCCTGTCCGCACAGCTGACCGCTGAGCAGGCACAAGGACTGGCCGAAGTACTGGTAGTAGCCGGGGAGCCGTTCACCCGCCGCGCGCTGGAGGCCTGGCGCGCACTGGCGCCGGACGTCCGGGTCATCAACGAATACGGACCCACCGAGGCCTCGGTCGGTACTTCGATCTACCCGGTGCCGGCGGACGACAAGTCCGACGTCCTGCCGATCGGGCTGCCGCTGCCGAACATGGCGATGTACGTCCTTGACGCCAACCAGCACTTGGTGCCGGTCGGAGTGGTGGGGGAGCTGTACGTCGGCGGCACCGGCGTCGCCAACGGCTACATCAACCGCCCCGAGCTGACCGCCGAGCGGTTCGTCAAGAGCCCGTACGGTCGTCTCTACCGCACCGGTGACGTGGTCCGGCGCCGGCCCGATGGGAACGTCGAGTTCCTCGGCCGGACCGACCACCAGGTGAAGATCCGCGGCTATCGGATCGAGCCGGAGGAGATCCAGATCGTCCTGGCCGGTCACGCCGGCGTCACCGACGCCCTGGTGATCGCCCGCGAGGACAAGCCCGGCGACCTGCGGCTCGTCGCGTACTACGTGGGCACGGCCGGCGAGGAAGACCTGGCCGCGCACGCGACCAAGTCGCTCCCGGACTACCTGGTCCCGGCCGCGTTCGTGGTGCTCGACAAGCTGCCGCTGAACGCCAACGGCAAGGTCGACCGCGCCGCACTGCCGGTCCCGGAGAACACTGCGGCCGGCGAGCTGGAACTGCCGGGCACCGTCGTCGAGGAGCGGATCGCCGAGATCTGGGCCGAACTGCTCGACCGCGAGGTCGGCATCCGGGAGAACTTCTTCCGTAGCGGCGGCAACTCGATCCTGGCGATCCGGCTGATCGCGAAGCTCCAGAACGCGTTCGAGATCGACCTGCCGGTCCGGGCCGTCTTCGAGGGCCCGACGGTCGCCGAGTTGGCAGCAGCCGTCGAGGACCGGATCCGGGCCGAGATCGAGGCACTTACCGACACCGAAGTAGCACTCGCATCCACCGTTGAGGAGAACTAG
- the sbnA gene encoding 2,3-diaminopropionate biosynthesis protein SbnA — protein MTRKVVPSILDSIGDTPLVELGNLIPGFHSRVFAKMERFNPSGSIKDRTAYSMIRAALASGELVPGRSVVVESSSGNLAIGLAQICRYFGLRFICVVDRNTTERNLAILDAFKVEVEVVTEPDPAGGLLAARLRRVRELAATVPNAYWPNQYANPMNPRAHHETMREIEEALAGKVDYLFASVSTFGTLRGCADHIRRAGLPTTVVGVDAVGSVIFGGSPASRLLPGHGASVRPPLADNSMVDEVVHISDLEAVVSCRRLLMTEAILGGGSSGATVAALEKFSDRVPAGSNCVLIFPDGGDRYVDTVYSDTWVRRNFGEVSHLWKEPFEMSVPA, from the coding sequence ATGACGCGAAAAGTTGTGCCGAGCATTCTCGACAGCATCGGTGACACGCCTCTGGTGGAGCTGGGGAACCTGATCCCCGGTTTCCACTCCCGCGTTTTCGCGAAGATGGAACGGTTCAATCCCAGCGGCAGCATCAAGGACCGGACGGCTTACAGCATGATCCGGGCGGCACTGGCGTCAGGCGAGCTGGTTCCCGGGCGGTCGGTGGTGGTGGAGTCGAGCTCGGGCAACCTCGCCATCGGGCTGGCCCAGATCTGCCGGTACTTCGGCCTGCGGTTCATCTGCGTGGTCGACCGGAACACGACGGAGCGCAACCTGGCGATCCTGGACGCGTTCAAGGTCGAGGTGGAGGTGGTCACCGAGCCCGATCCGGCCGGTGGGCTGCTCGCCGCCCGGCTGCGGCGGGTCCGCGAGCTGGCCGCGACCGTCCCGAACGCCTACTGGCCGAACCAGTACGCCAATCCGATGAACCCCCGCGCACACCACGAGACGATGCGCGAGATCGAAGAAGCCCTGGCCGGCAAGGTCGACTACCTGTTCGCCTCGGTGAGCACGTTCGGCACCCTGCGCGGCTGCGCCGACCACATCCGCCGGGCCGGCCTGCCGACCACGGTGGTCGGGGTCGACGCCGTGGGCAGCGTGATCTTCGGCGGGTCGCCGGCGTCGCGACTGCTGCCGGGGCACGGCGCCTCGGTCCGGCCGCCGCTGGCCGACAACTCGATGGTCGACGAGGTGGTGCACATCTCCGACCTGGAGGCGGTGGTCTCCTGCCGCCGGCTGCTGATGACCGAGGCGATCCTCGGCGGCGGTTCGTCCGGCGCGACCGTGGCCGCGCTGGAGAAGTTCTCCGACCGGGTCCCGGCCGGCTCGAACTGCGTCCTGATCTTCCCCGACGGCGGCGACCGCTACGTCGACACCGTCTACTCCGACACCTGGGTCCGCCGGAACTTCGGCGAAGTCTCCCACCTCTGGAAGGAACCCTTTGAGATGAGCGTTCCCGCATGA